The proteins below come from a single Roseiflexus sp. RS-1 genomic window:
- a CDS encoding O-antigen ligase family protein, producing MFRKVRVPPRTAVLWLVAAALGIALALVPFDDLALVAGTGLVVVLALVHPVLAVGMAVLSVPVQDLVALPGGLSVTQAAVLLMIGSGLVHTLAQAEQGALPFGMVAAWGALFCALLLSAGATPYSRTEALRETLRWVVAASVWMVAASTITRRWHIIYLLVCLVTAPAVCAGIGLVQFVTGDGPPTFRIAPDLPYVRAYGTIGQPNSFAGYLNMAWPLALALAVAGVAHAWRMRALQRLTAAGVWLPTVALWGASGVVLAALIASFSRGAWIGAAIGALAMALSLGRRAVPAVLGLITAGVAAVATGALPEALTARLVSIWQSLAWFDAATVAVTPANFAVVERMAHLQAGWEMVRAAPLLGVGPGNYAVAYPSFAVGAWYAGRGHAHNYYLHMAAEAGMIGLLAYLLLIGVVVQQTVCALRRVTDPVLRSTAVGGCGIIAAVAGHNLFENLHVLNFGIQLAVMWAIMGAIAQRPARFQPSICDTSLQAAPASSAAI from the coding sequence TTGTTCAGGAAGGTTCGCGTTCCACCGCGAACTGCCGTTCTCTGGCTCGTTGCCGCAGCGCTGGGGATAGCGCTGGCGCTCGTTCCTTTCGATGATCTTGCGCTGGTGGCAGGAACGGGACTGGTCGTCGTTCTGGCGCTGGTGCATCCCGTTCTGGCTGTTGGCATGGCGGTGCTGTCGGTGCCGGTGCAGGACCTGGTGGCGCTGCCGGGTGGTCTTTCGGTCACCCAGGCAGCGGTGCTGCTGATGATCGGAAGTGGGCTGGTTCACACACTGGCGCAGGCTGAGCAGGGAGCGTTGCCGTTTGGGATGGTGGCAGCATGGGGAGCGCTATTCTGTGCTCTGCTGCTGTCCGCCGGAGCAACGCCGTATTCGCGCACAGAAGCCCTGCGCGAGACGCTGCGCTGGGTGGTTGCGGCGAGTGTCTGGATGGTGGCGGCAAGTACGATAACACGACGCTGGCACATCATCTACCTGCTGGTCTGCCTGGTTACGGCGCCTGCCGTATGCGCCGGTATTGGACTGGTTCAGTTTGTCACAGGCGATGGTCCGCCGACCTTTCGTATCGCGCCTGATCTGCCGTATGTGCGTGCATATGGCACAATCGGGCAACCGAACTCGTTTGCGGGATACCTGAACATGGCGTGGCCCCTGGCGCTTGCGCTGGCGGTTGCTGGTGTTGCACACGCCTGGCGGATGCGCGCGTTGCAGCGTCTGACTGCCGCCGGGGTCTGGTTGCCGACGGTTGCGTTATGGGGGGCGAGTGGTGTCGTGCTGGCGGCGCTGATTGCATCGTTCTCGCGCGGCGCCTGGATCGGTGCGGCAATCGGAGCGCTGGCGATGGCGTTGAGCCTGGGAAGGCGCGCGGTACCGGCGGTCTTGGGGTTGATAACGGCGGGCGTGGCGGCAGTGGCGACGGGCGCTCTTCCCGAAGCATTGACCGCGCGTCTGGTCAGCATCTGGCAGAGCCTGGCATGGTTCGACGCTGCAACTGTCGCCGTTACCCCGGCGAACTTCGCCGTCGTCGAGCGCATGGCGCATCTTCAGGCGGGTTGGGAAATGGTGCGCGCTGCGCCGCTGCTGGGTGTGGGACCGGGCAATTACGCCGTTGCCTATCCGTCGTTTGCAGTTGGTGCATGGTATGCCGGGCGTGGGCATGCCCACAACTACTACCTGCACATGGCGGCGGAAGCCGGGATGATCGGTCTGCTGGCGTATCTGTTACTCATCGGCGTGGTGGTGCAGCAGACAGTCTGCGCGCTTCGACGCGTAACCGATCCTGTTTTGCGTAGCACAGCGGTAGGTGGATGTGGTATCATCGCAGCAGTCGCAGGGCATAACCTGTTTGAGAATCTGCACGTGCTCAATTTTGGCATTCAACTGGCGGTGATGTGGGCGATCATGGGCGCGATTGCGCAACGTCCAGCACGCTTTCAACCATCGATATGCGATACCTCATTACAGGCGGCGCCGGCTTCATCGGCAGCCATCTGA
- a CDS encoding NAD-dependent epimerase/dehydratase family protein, producing the protein MRYLITGGAGFIGSHLSDALLARGDQVVCIDNFNDYYDPARKRRNIARALTNPGYTLVEADFRDADAMDRIFAHYRPQRVAHIGAMAGPRPSMQNPALYEDVNVRGTLIVLETAARYQVDGLVLASTSSVYGLSPTPWSEESPTDRPLSFYAATKKAAEVLAYTAHRRHGIPIRIVRFFTVYGPRGRPDMTPHLFVDAMVAGKAITLFNGGIGVYRDWTYIADIVAGVIAALDMDAAFEIFNLGHSSPVQLIDFVRTLEEVTGLRAGIVAQPLPAADPPVTFARIDKATQMLGFQPRTSLEEGLARFWEWYRGEYGV; encoded by the coding sequence ATGCGATACCTCATTACAGGCGGCGCCGGCTTCATCGGCAGCCATCTGAGCGATGCGCTGCTGGCGCGTGGCGATCAGGTGGTGTGCATCGACAACTTTAACGACTATTACGATCCGGCGCGAAAGCGGCGCAATATCGCCCGCGCGCTGACGAACCCCGGCTATACGCTGGTCGAAGCGGATTTCCGCGATGCAGACGCGATGGATCGTATCTTTGCGCACTACCGACCGCAACGTGTGGCGCATATTGGCGCGATGGCGGGTCCGCGCCCCTCGATGCAGAATCCTGCGCTCTACGAAGATGTCAATGTGCGTGGGACGCTGATCGTGCTGGAGACGGCAGCGCGCTATCAGGTTGATGGTCTGGTGCTGGCATCGACATCCTCGGTCTACGGTCTATCGCCGACGCCATGGTCGGAAGAGTCGCCGACCGACCGCCCGTTGTCGTTCTATGCCGCCACCAAGAAGGCGGCGGAAGTGCTGGCATACACAGCGCACCGGCGCCACGGCATTCCGATCCGCATCGTGCGGTTCTTCACCGTCTACGGTCCGCGCGGGCGCCCGGATATGACGCCGCACCTGTTTGTCGATGCGATGGTTGCCGGGAAGGCGATCACCCTCTTCAACGGCGGCATCGGGGTCTATCGCGATTGGACCTACATTGCCGACATTGTGGCAGGGGTCATTGCAGCGCTCGATATGGACGCTGCATTCGAGATATTCAATCTGGGGCATTCGAGTCCGGTGCAGTTGATCGATTTCGTGCGCACCCTGGAAGAGGTCACCGGATTGCGCGCCGGGATTGTTGCACAACCACTGCCGGCGGCAGATCCGCCGGTGACGTTTGCACGGATCGACAAAGCGACGCAGATGCTCGGTTTTCAGCCACGCACGTCGCTTGAGGAAGGGCTGGCGCGGTTTTGGGAGTGGTACCGGGGTGAATATGGCGTATGA
- a CDS encoding lysylphosphatidylglycerol synthase transmembrane domain-containing protein codes for MINERIGDAGAEHPAVLPETPEIQEVERQGFSLAKALRSPRTLISFALAIAIVVFAVRGFDIDVQQTWQYIRGANGWLLLAGFGIFYLTFPLRALRWRMLLENAHVPVNEGRKSWASLPALMEYIYLSWFANCVVPAKLGDAYRGYLLKQNGRVSFSATFGTIFAERLLDMLGLFGLLVLSAWFTFGAQMPESTRIVFGFGALLVVAIVSGLAGMRWLSPVIRRFIPKRLIGVYGNFEHAALRSFRPGILPRLIVLTSAVWLLEGMRLYFVIQALSHEGLALPLSAIIFVALASSLLTAIPFTPAGLGVVETVITGVLTFFKVGTSLGGAVTILDRVINFWSIVVIGFVLYVVSKRR; via the coding sequence ATGATCAACGAACGAATCGGCGATGCAGGCGCCGAGCATCCTGCTGTGTTGCCGGAAACGCCGGAGATTCAGGAAGTCGAGCGCCAGGGGTTCTCTCTGGCGAAGGCGTTGCGCAGCCCGCGCACGCTGATTTCATTTGCGCTTGCGATTGCCATTGTTGTCTTTGCGGTGCGCGGCTTTGACATCGATGTGCAACAGACCTGGCAGTACATCCGCGGCGCGAATGGATGGCTGCTCCTGGCTGGCTTCGGTATCTTTTATCTGACGTTTCCACTTCGCGCGCTGCGCTGGCGCATGTTGCTGGAAAATGCACATGTGCCGGTGAATGAGGGACGGAAGAGTTGGGCGTCACTGCCGGCGCTGATGGAATATATCTACCTCTCGTGGTTTGCCAACTGCGTGGTGCCTGCCAAACTTGGCGACGCCTACCGCGGCTATCTGCTCAAGCAGAATGGACGGGTGTCCTTCTCTGCGACATTCGGCACCATTTTCGCCGAGCGTCTGCTGGATATGCTGGGTCTGTTCGGCTTGCTGGTGCTGTCGGCGTGGTTCACGTTCGGCGCACAGATGCCGGAAAGCACGCGCATTGTCTTCGGGTTCGGCGCGCTGCTCGTGGTGGCGATCGTCAGCGGTCTGGCTGGCATGCGCTGGTTGAGTCCGGTCATCCGGCGATTCATTCCCAAACGCCTGATCGGGGTCTACGGCAACTTTGAGCATGCCGCGCTGCGCTCATTCCGTCCGGGCATTCTGCCGCGGTTGATTGTGCTGACCTCCGCTGTCTGGCTGCTGGAAGGGATGCGACTCTATTTCGTGATTCAGGCGCTCAGCCACGAGGGGCTGGCGTTGCCGTTGTCGGCGATCATCTTCGTCGCGCTGGCATCGTCGCTGTTGACCGCCATTCCATTTACTCCGGCTGGTCTGGGCGTGGTCGAAACGGTGATCACCGGCGTGCTGACGTTCTTCAAGGTTGGGACGAGTCTGGGCGGTGCGGTGACCATCCTCGACCGGGTCATCAATTTCTGGAGTATTGTGGTGATCGGGTTTGTCCTGTACGTGGTCAGCAAGCGTCGGTAA
- a CDS encoding glycosyltransferase family 4 protein translates to MHVGIDFTAGVWQGAGIGRYTRELIGAVLAQSPDLRFTLFYAAGFPGADSPPYLPEVHRLCASHPHTRAVPIPLPPRRLTQIWHRLRIPLPIEWLTGPLDILHAPDFVPPPTRARTLVTIHDLSYMVHPECAVPGVAAYLRDAVPRALKQASIIIADSESTRRDLHRLLNIALDRVTVVYPGVDARFRPLPPDVCEPVRCRLNLPRRFILFVGTIEPRKNLVRLLEAFARIDPTTGGEDLFLVLAGRRGWMYQPVFAAIDRLNLHDRVQLLDFVADSDLPVVYNLAQVFVYPSLYEGFGLPPLEALACGTPVVTSDNSSLPEVVGNAALLARADDVEALSEGMIRLLKDVALRDRLRQAGLEQVRRFRWEASARQIIEHYHTLSTGASHEATTGALRRSARLRRDGEP, encoded by the coding sequence ATGCATGTCGGTATCGATTTTACGGCTGGCGTCTGGCAGGGGGCCGGCATTGGGCGGTACACACGCGAACTGATCGGCGCCGTTCTTGCTCAGAGTCCTGATCTTCGCTTCACGCTGTTCTACGCCGCTGGCTTTCCAGGCGCTGATTCTCCGCCCTATCTGCCTGAGGTGCATCGCCTCTGCGCCTCACATCCGCATACCCGCGCCGTCCCGATCCCGCTGCCGCCGCGTCGCCTGACGCAGATCTGGCATCGGTTGCGCATTCCGCTGCCGATCGAATGGCTGACCGGTCCGCTCGATATTCTGCACGCGCCTGATTTCGTGCCGCCGCCAACCCGCGCTCGCACCCTCGTCACCATCCACGATCTCTCGTACATGGTGCATCCCGAGTGCGCAGTTCCGGGAGTCGCCGCTTATCTGCGCGATGCCGTGCCGCGCGCCTTGAAGCAAGCCAGTATCATTATTGCCGATTCGGAGTCGACCAGGCGCGATCTGCATCGACTGTTGAACATCGCCCTCGACCGTGTGACGGTGGTCTATCCAGGGGTCGATGCGCGTTTCCGCCCGTTGCCGCCGGACGTATGCGAACCGGTGCGGTGTCGGTTGAACCTGCCACGCCGTTTCATTCTGTTTGTAGGCACCATCGAACCGCGGAAGAACCTCGTGCGGTTGCTGGAAGCGTTTGCCCGCATCGACCCGACGACGGGCGGGGAGGACCTCTTCCTGGTACTCGCCGGTCGCCGTGGATGGATGTATCAACCGGTGTTCGCGGCCATTGACCGGTTGAATTTACATGATCGTGTCCAACTGCTCGATTTTGTGGCGGATTCTGACCTGCCGGTAGTGTATAATCTTGCACAGGTATTCGTGTATCCCTCACTGTACGAGGGGTTCGGCTTACCACCGCTCGAAGCGCTGGCGTGCGGTACGCCGGTGGTGACATCTGACAATTCGAGTCTCCCGGAGGTGGTGGGCAATGCCGCTCTCCTGGCGCGCGCCGATGATGTGGAGGCGCTTTCGGAGGGGATGATCCGCCTGTTGAAAGACGTGGCGCTGCGGGATCGGTTGCGTCAGGCGGGTCTGGAACAGGTGCGACGGTTTCGTTGGGAAGCGTCTGCCCGACAGATTATCGAACACTATCATACGTTGTCAACGGGAGCATCGCATGAGGCAACAACCGGAGCTCTCCGGCGAAGCGCTCGACTCCGACGAGATGGAGAGCCGTAG
- a CDS encoding phosphatase PAP2 family protein, which produces MRQQPELSGEALDSDEMESRSLTLARLLSQIFNPVFVTIAAYVLVGFHILHESGLAWAGGIIAVQTVPSLLYYLVRLRQGGFSDADVSVRHERNELYLFGIVSVLLTIGLLLTFGAPRPFLALTVGMLGIGVICGLINLTWKISMHGAAIGALATLALMYSNILGIVCWVCAAAVAWARVRTRNHTPGQVIAGLAVAALVIALAFLTLG; this is translated from the coding sequence ATGAGGCAACAACCGGAGCTCTCCGGCGAAGCGCTCGACTCCGACGAGATGGAGAGCCGTAGTCTCACACTTGCCAGATTGTTGTCGCAGATCTTCAATCCGGTCTTCGTCACGATTGCCGCCTACGTTCTGGTCGGTTTTCATATCCTGCACGAGTCTGGTCTGGCATGGGCTGGCGGTATTATCGCTGTCCAGACGGTACCATCATTGCTGTACTACCTGGTGCGTTTGCGCCAGGGCGGGTTCAGCGATGCCGATGTGTCGGTGCGACACGAGCGCAACGAATTGTACCTTTTCGGCATCGTATCCGTGCTGCTGACGATCGGGCTGCTGTTGACGTTTGGCGCGCCGCGTCCTTTTCTGGCGCTGACGGTTGGCATGCTTGGCATCGGCGTCATCTGCGGTCTGATCAATCTGACGTGGAAGATCAGTATGCACGGGGCGGCAATCGGCGCACTCGCCACCCTGGCGCTCATGTACTCGAACATTTTGGGAATCGTGTGCTGGGTGTGCGCCGCGGCTGTCGCCTGGGCGCGGGTGCGCACCCGCAACCACACGCCGGGTCAGGTTATCGCCGGTCTGGCAGTTGCCGCACTGGTGATCGCTCTCGCGTTCCTGACGCTGGGGTGA
- a CDS encoding gluconokinase, with translation MTSKDAALPFVLSLDIGTSSVRAFVFDARGRRISGIGAREPLAVRVSSDGAAEIDAAELFDAVARCLDGALAQSVDLLPPNAIAGVAVTTLAPTLVALDRDGVPLTPVFTYAETRCAQDAAALQARLDEREIHQRTGCLLRTSYWPAQLAWLRRTRPAVFRQAAFWATFGDYLELRLFGRRRISYSVASWTGLLDRMLLSWDLRLLGELGLRPGQLASLVDRDVPIQGLLPEHTARWAELADVPWFPAIGDGAAASIGSGCSGPTRAALTVGTTGALRITLPTVAHVPAGLWCYRIDRHRALLGGATSEGGNVVAWLRDTLRIDEDPDVLDRALSALPPDGHGLTILPFWAGERSPGWSGDVRAAITGLSLGVTALEILRAGMESVAYRFALILEQIEQAGVTPSAFIAGGGALLASPAWMQIIADVLGRPLIIAAEPEVSARGAAILALDALGVAVDERDTATGAVGFVPNPDNYSRYRAAIARQQALYRRMI, from the coding sequence ATGACATCGAAAGACGCTGCGCTACCGTTCGTTCTCTCGCTCGATATTGGCACCTCTTCGGTGCGCGCATTCGTGTTTGATGCGCGGGGAAGGCGAATAAGCGGCATTGGTGCGCGCGAACCGCTGGCAGTGCGCGTGTCGTCCGATGGCGCTGCGGAGATCGATGCGGCGGAACTGTTCGATGCCGTGGCGCGGTGCCTCGATGGTGCGCTTGCGCAGTCGGTCGATCTTCTTCCGCCGAATGCCATCGCTGGCGTTGCCGTGACAACCCTGGCGCCCACCCTCGTGGCGCTCGACCGTGACGGCGTTCCACTGACACCGGTCTTTACCTATGCCGAGACGCGCTGCGCGCAGGACGCAGCCGCACTGCAAGCGCGTCTCGACGAACGCGAGATCCATCAGCGCACCGGGTGCCTCCTGCGCACCAGTTACTGGCCTGCGCAACTTGCCTGGCTGCGACGCACACGCCCGGCGGTCTTCCGCCAGGCTGCATTCTGGGCGACATTTGGCGACTACCTGGAGTTGCGCCTCTTCGGACGACGGCGTATCAGTTATTCCGTCGCTTCCTGGACCGGGCTGCTCGACCGGATGCTCCTGTCGTGGGATCTGCGATTGCTTGGCGAACTGGGGCTTCGCCCCGGACAGCTGGCGTCACTCGTGGATCGGGATGTTCCTATCCAGGGGCTGCTCCCTGAACATACGGCGCGCTGGGCGGAACTGGCAGACGTGCCGTGGTTTCCCGCCATTGGTGATGGCGCGGCCGCCAGTATCGGCAGCGGATGCAGCGGACCAACCCGCGCTGCGCTGACGGTTGGCACCACCGGAGCATTGCGCATCACGCTGCCAACTGTAGCGCATGTGCCCGCCGGTCTCTGGTGCTATCGCATTGATCGTCACCGCGCACTGCTTGGCGGCGCGACGAGTGAGGGCGGCAATGTCGTTGCCTGGCTGCGGGATACCCTGCGGATCGATGAAGACCCGGATGTGCTTGATCGGGCGCTGTCCGCGCTTCCGCCCGATGGTCACGGGTTGACCATCCTGCCGTTTTGGGCGGGCGAACGCAGCCCTGGCTGGAGTGGCGATGTTCGAGCTGCGATCACCGGTCTGTCGTTGGGAGTAACGGCGCTCGAAATCCTGCGCGCTGGCATGGAATCTGTCGCGTACCGGTTTGCACTGATTCTGGAGCAGATCGAGCAGGCTGGCGTCACCCCTTCGGCTTTTATCGCCGGAGGTGGCGCACTGCTGGCGTCGCCCGCCTGGATGCAGATCATTGCCGACGTACTTGGGCGACCGCTCATCATCGCCGCAGAACCCGAAGTCAGCGCCAGAGGCGCGGCAATCCTGGCGCTCGATGCGCTCGGAGTGGCAGTGGATGAGCGCGACACTGCAACAGGCGCTGTTGGTTTTGTCCCCAACCCCGACAATTACAGCCGCTATCGCGCCGCAATCGCTCGCCAGCAGGCGCTGTACCGGCGGATGATCTAA